Proteins found in one bacterium genomic segment:
- a CDS encoding DUF3341 domain-containing protein, which translates to MAKPFPKLVAIFSDPDDVLHAAAKARDEGWRDLDMITPYPLHGSEKALGLKMSWVPYVTVVMGLLGAIGGYFLQHWTLAIDWKMNIGGKPPVAWQAYVPITFECGILIGGISTFVAMLIAAKLPKRRAVILDERLTNDQFALIVPLDNGMNEESVSQFLSDQGAEEVRHVEV; encoded by the coding sequence ATGGCTAAACCCTTTCCGAAATTAGTGGCGATTTTCTCCGATCCCGACGACGTGCTGCACGCGGCTGCGAAGGCGCGGGATGAAGGCTGGCGCGATCTGGATATGATTACGCCGTACCCGCTGCACGGCTCGGAGAAGGCCCTTGGGTTGAAAATGTCGTGGGTGCCGTATGTCACGGTGGTGATGGGCCTGTTAGGTGCGATAGGCGGGTATTTCCTACAGCATTGGACATTGGCGATTGACTGGAAAATGAACATCGGCGGCAAGCCGCCGGTGGCATGGCAGGCGTATGTGCCGATCACGTTCGAATGCGGGATTTTGATCGGCGGTATTTCGACCTTTGTGGCGATGCTGATTGCGGCCAAGCTGCCGAAGCGGCGCGCGGTAATTCTCGATGAGCGGCTGACCAATGACCAGTTTGCCTTGATTGTGCCGCTGGATAATGGCATGAATGAAGAATCGGTTTCGCAGTTTCTGTCGGATCAAGGCGCGGAAGAGGTGCGGCATGTGGAAGTGTAG
- the nrfD gene encoding NrfD/PsrC family molybdoenzyme membrane anchor subunit yields the protein MSHPAHALPTPAEIEKVLPTENILSDDLRLAQVTDDIVSPLERFPNWLWWVAFLISATMALAGAGTLTWLLMSGQGIFGLQIPVGWAFDITNFVFWIGIGHAGTLISAILFLLRQKWRTAINRSAEAMTIFAVMTAGIFPAFHVGRQWLDFWLFPYPNHRMLWINFRSPLVWDVFAVSTYFTISLLFWYTGLIPDFATIRDRAKSALRKRIFNVLSFGWTGSVRDWAHYEKAYLLFAGMATALVLSVHTVVSYDFATSVVPGWHTTIFPPYFVAGAIFSGFAMVLTLLVIMRKAFKLEHLITMRHLELMCKIITVTGLMVGFSYMTEWFNAWYSVNPFERFVFLNRAFGHYWWAFWIMFTCNAIIPQIFFFKKARMSLGIMFVVSLLVNLGMWFERFNIIVTSLYNDYLPSIWHVFKPTIFDIGWTVGAFGLFFTLFLLFVRIAPVISMAEMKATLPNPTGRKQKFTEHGEPLRHG from the coding sequence ATGAGCCATCCCGCGCACGCATTGCCGACTCCCGCTGAGATCGAGAAGGTTCTGCCGACGGAGAATATTCTGAGTGATGATCTGCGGCTGGCGCAGGTCACTGACGACATTGTCAGTCCGCTGGAGCGGTTCCCAAACTGGCTCTGGTGGGTAGCCTTTCTGATTTCCGCGACCATGGCCCTCGCGGGAGCGGGCACCTTGACGTGGCTGCTGATGAGCGGACAGGGGATTTTCGGTTTGCAGATTCCGGTCGGCTGGGCGTTTGATATTACCAATTTCGTGTTCTGGATCGGTATCGGCCACGCGGGCACGCTGATTTCGGCGATTCTCTTTTTGCTGCGGCAGAAATGGAGAACGGCGATCAACCGCTCGGCGGAGGCGATGACAATTTTTGCGGTGATGACGGCAGGCATTTTCCCGGCGTTCCACGTGGGGCGGCAGTGGCTGGATTTCTGGCTGTTCCCCTACCCCAATCACCGGATGTTGTGGATCAACTTCCGCTCGCCGCTGGTGTGGGACGTGTTCGCGGTGTCGACGTACTTTACAATTTCGCTGTTGTTCTGGTATACGGGACTGATTCCGGATTTTGCGACGATCCGCGACCGCGCCAAGTCGGCGCTGCGCAAGCGGATTTTCAATGTGCTGTCCTTCGGCTGGACCGGATCGGTGCGCGACTGGGCCCATTACGAGAAGGCCTATCTGCTGTTTGCGGGCATGGCGACGGCGCTGGTGCTGTCGGTGCACACCGTAGTTAGCTATGACTTTGCGACGTCGGTGGTGCCGGGCTGGCATACGACGATTTTCCCGCCGTATTTTGTGGCGGGCGCGATCTTCTCGGGGTTCGCGATGGTGCTCACGCTGTTAGTGATCATGCGCAAGGCCTTCAAGCTCGAGCATCTGATTACCATGCGGCACCTCGAACTGATGTGCAAGATCATTACCGTAACGGGGCTGATGGTGGGCTTTTCCTACATGACCGAGTGGTTCAACGCGTGGTACAGCGTGAATCCCTTTGAGCGGTTTGTCTTTTTGAACCGCGCGTTCGGCCATTACTGGTGGGCCTTCTGGATCATGTTTACCTGCAATGCGATTATTCCGCAGATCTTCTTTTTCAAGAAGGCGCGGATGTCGCTGGGGATCATGTTCGTGGTCTCGCTGCTGGTGAACCTCGGCATGTGGTTCGAGCGGTTCAACATTATCGTGACATCGCTGTATAATGACTATCTGCCGTCGATCTGGCACGTGTTCAAGCCGACGATCTTCGATATCGGCTGGACGGTCGGCGCCTTCGGGTTGTTCTTTACGCTGTTTCTGCTGTTTGTGCGGATCGCGCCGGTGATTTCGATGGCGGAAATGAAAGCCACGCTGCCGAATCCCACGGGCCGCAAGCAGAAGTTCACCGAACATGGGGAGCCGCTGCGCCATGGCTAA
- a CDS encoding 4Fe-4S dicluster domain-containing protein, which produces MSSVDKTPDIPKYWNRLSDLENPVGESHQERLFDAVEMARHAGNKRPGAALEAAGFMEEALIENGGGKAELSRRDFLKLSSAAVAFATAGCALRPTEKVIPYVKAPEEVTPGVPNYYASTLLDAAGTGVLVKTREGRPIKIEGNPDHPLSQGRLTARGQASIFNLYDPDRLTAPVALVPGQRVAPAQIPWQTADQEIGKALAEANGRIVLLTGTMHGPARMKLIQDFLATFPGARHVMADAWTHEATRNAQEMCYGKAVLPSYHFDKADYVLDLGSDFMGSGYSALQWQVDFGKARKVHDGKINKLVTFEPFMSMTGANADERYRVHPAKMLVVARAIAQAISSGNGHLADAEGEAGLPAGTLERVVQDLKANAGKGIVIAPDDDTLQLIANQLNSQLGNEGMTIDGASAPSQQSQGSHKDLFTLINDMRAGKVDVLIISGTNPGYWLPAVAGFDQAVSKVKTVVSLSDRIDETAASARYVLPGLHYLESWADSEPQVGLYGLTQPAIYPLYDNRSTEDSLIYFAKAGAKTGLATFAGDWHAYLMDTWKTWVYTAGRYDGTFENFWNSALRNGVLDTRSAEAARPRALQPTAYSVTSRQPAELELVVYPSPVHTDGHEANNAWLCECPDPVSKITWTNYASMSPVTGQKLGVLEGEMVRIEAQGMMIELPAHHQPGDVDGVISVQSGWGRTHAGKIGNGLGANGFFMRQPAGWSLKASGLACTLGKTGRMSEMANVQQHNATEDRPIIYEATVGDYQANPRSGHPDEETPRSLWKPWDYPGNRWGMRIDLSSCIGCHACTLACQVENNIPVVGAEETKRGRVMHWIRVDRYYSGDAANPDVVFQPMLCQHCENAPCETVCPVIATLHDNEGLNVQVYNRCVGTRYCSNNCPYKVRRFNWHEFSKAAYEQQPLKLALNPDVTVREKGVMEKCTFCFQRIRQAKQRAKDFGREVQDSDLKTACQQTCPTDAIVFGNFNNPDSQVSQEMRDERSYRVLEELDTRPSIAYWTKLRNRPGHGKKAGHEGGQA; this is translated from the coding sequence ATGTCATCAGTAGATAAGACGCCCGACATTCCGAAGTACTGGAATCGGCTCTCCGATTTGGAGAATCCGGTTGGCGAGTCCCACCAGGAGCGGCTGTTCGACGCCGTGGAAATGGCGCGGCACGCGGGCAATAAGCGGCCCGGGGCAGCGCTGGAGGCGGCGGGCTTTATGGAAGAAGCCCTGATTGAGAACGGCGGCGGCAAAGCGGAACTCTCGCGGCGGGACTTTTTGAAGCTTTCCTCGGCGGCGGTGGCTTTTGCCACGGCGGGCTGCGCGCTCAGGCCCACCGAGAAGGTGATTCCCTATGTGAAGGCTCCGGAGGAAGTGACTCCGGGTGTGCCCAACTACTATGCTTCCACCCTGCTGGATGCGGCGGGGACCGGAGTGCTGGTGAAGACGCGGGAAGGCCGGCCGATCAAGATTGAAGGCAATCCGGATCATCCGCTATCCCAGGGAAGACTGACGGCGCGGGGACAGGCTTCAATTTTCAATTTGTATGATCCGGACCGGCTGACGGCTCCAGTGGCACTGGTGCCCGGTCAGCGGGTGGCTCCGGCACAGATCCCGTGGCAGACGGCGGATCAGGAGATCGGCAAGGCGCTGGCGGAGGCCAACGGCAGGATTGTGCTGCTGACGGGGACCATGCATGGCCCGGCACGGATGAAGCTGATTCAGGATTTTCTGGCGACGTTCCCCGGAGCGCGGCATGTGATGGCCGATGCCTGGACGCACGAAGCCACGCGCAACGCACAGGAGATGTGCTACGGCAAGGCGGTGCTGCCCTCCTACCATTTCGACAAAGCGGACTATGTGCTGGACCTCGGCAGTGATTTTATGGGGTCGGGTTATTCGGCGCTGCAATGGCAGGTGGATTTCGGCAAGGCCCGCAAGGTGCATGACGGCAAGATCAACAAGCTGGTAACCTTCGAACCGTTCATGAGCATGACGGGGGCGAATGCGGATGAGCGGTATCGGGTCCATCCGGCGAAGATGCTGGTGGTGGCGAGGGCCATCGCTCAGGCAATCTCTTCGGGGAACGGGCATTTGGCGGATGCCGAGGGCGAGGCTGGATTGCCGGCGGGGACGCTGGAGCGCGTCGTGCAGGATCTGAAGGCGAATGCGGGCAAGGGAATTGTGATTGCGCCGGACGATGATACCTTGCAGTTGATTGCAAACCAGTTGAACTCGCAGCTCGGAAACGAGGGCATGACGATTGACGGGGCGAGTGCGCCGTCCCAGCAATCGCAGGGCAGCCACAAGGACCTGTTCACGCTGATCAATGACATGCGCGCGGGCAAAGTGGATGTGCTGATTATCTCGGGAACGAACCCGGGTTACTGGCTACCGGCCGTGGCGGGATTTGATCAGGCGGTGTCGAAGGTCAAGACCGTGGTGAGTCTGTCCGACCGGATTGATGAAACGGCGGCTTCGGCGCGCTATGTGCTGCCGGGCCTGCACTATCTGGAAAGCTGGGCGGACAGCGAGCCGCAGGTTGGATTGTACGGTCTGACGCAACCGGCGATTTATCCGTTGTATGATAATCGCTCGACTGAAGATTCTCTGATTTACTTTGCCAAGGCGGGCGCTAAGACAGGGCTGGCGACGTTCGCCGGGGATTGGCACGCGTATTTGATGGACACGTGGAAGACATGGGTCTATACGGCGGGCCGCTATGACGGAACCTTTGAGAATTTCTGGAACAGCGCGCTACGGAATGGCGTGCTGGATACGCGGTCTGCGGAAGCGGCGCGGCCACGCGCCCTGCAGCCTACCGCTTACTCCGTGACCAGCAGGCAGCCTGCCGAACTGGAACTGGTGGTTTACCCTTCTCCGGTGCACACCGACGGGCACGAGGCCAACAACGCGTGGCTGTGCGAGTGTCCCGATCCGGTTTCGAAGATTACGTGGACCAATTATGCCAGCATGTCTCCGGTGACCGGGCAGAAGCTCGGCGTGCTGGAAGGTGAAATGGTCCGGATTGAAGCGCAGGGAATGATGATCGAACTTCCGGCCCATCATCAGCCGGGAGACGTGGATGGTGTGATCAGTGTGCAGTCCGGCTGGGGACGAACCCATGCGGGCAAGATCGGCAACGGTCTGGGCGCGAATGGCTTTTTCATGCGGCAGCCCGCGGGCTGGAGTCTGAAGGCCAGTGGACTGGCGTGCACGTTGGGAAAGACGGGGCGGATGTCGGAGATGGCCAATGTGCAGCAGCACAATGCCACGGAAGACCGGCCCATCATTTATGAAGCCACGGTGGGGGATTATCAGGCGAATCCGCGGTCGGGGCATCCGGACGAAGAGACGCCGCGCTCGTTGTGGAAGCCGTGGGACTACCCGGGCAACCGCTGGGGAATGCGGATTGATTTGAGTTCCTGCATCGGCTGCCATGCGTGTACGCTGGCCTGCCAGGTGGAAAACAATATTCCGGTGGTGGGAGCCGAAGAGACAAAGCGCGGGCGGGTGATGCACTGGATCCGTGTGGACCGTTATTACTCGGGCGATGCGGCCAATCCGGACGTGGTTTTCCAGCCGATGCTCTGTCAGCACTGCGAAAATGCGCCGTGTGAAACGGTCTGTCCGGTGATTGCCACACTGCATGATAATGAAGGCTTGAATGTGCAGGTGTATAACCGCTGTGTGGGAACGAGGTACTGTTCGAACAACTGCCCTTACAAGGTGCGGCGGTTCAACTGGCATGAGTTCTCCAAGGCGGCCTATGAGCAGCAGCCGCTGAAGCTGGCGCTGAACCCGGATGTGACGGTGCGCGAGAAGGGCGTGATGGAAAAGTGCACGTTCTGCTTCCAGCGCATCCGGCAGGCCAAGCAACGGGCCAAGGATTTCGGGCGCGAGGTACAGGACAGCGATCTGAAGACCGCCTGTCAGCAGACCTGCCCGACCGACGCGATTGTTTTCGGAAATTTCAATAATCCCGACAGTCAGGTATCGCAGGAAATGCGGGACGAACGCAGCTATCGAGTGCTGGAAGAGTTGGATACGCGGCCATCGATTGCCTATTGGACGAAGCTGCGGAACCGGCCCGGGCACGGCAAGAAGGCCGGCCATGAGGGGGGGCAGGCATGA
- a CDS encoding cytochrome c3 family protein, whose product MWTKLRIAFLVLAALIVGAWAWVNVWSNTGYAPEQPIAFSHKLHAGDNHIPCLYCHTNAERSRHATVPALNVCMNCHSVVAVNKPNIAKLTEAYNSDKPIPWIRIYKLPEFTHFDHSRHLAKGFDCAVCHGPVATMNRVYQYRRLDMGECVKCHQQNGAPTTCNTCHQ is encoded by the coding sequence GTGTGGACTAAGCTGCGTATTGCGTTCCTTGTTCTGGCGGCTCTGATTGTGGGTGCCTGGGCCTGGGTGAATGTCTGGAGCAATACCGGCTATGCTCCCGAGCAGCCGATTGCCTTCAGCCATAAGCTGCATGCAGGGGACAACCACATTCCGTGCCTGTATTGCCATACGAACGCGGAGCGGTCGCGCCATGCGACAGTGCCCGCGTTGAATGTCTGTATGAACTGCCACAGCGTGGTTGCGGTGAACAAGCCGAACATTGCCAAGCTGACGGAGGCGTACAACAGCGACAAGCCGATTCCCTGGATCCGGATTTACAAGCTGCCGGAGTTCACGCATTTCGATCACTCGCGGCATCTGGCTAAGGGGTTCGACTGTGCGGTGTGCCATGGACCGGTGGCGACGATGAATAGAGTGTATCAATATCGCCGTTTGGATATGGGAGAGTGTGTGAAGTGCCATCAGCAGAACGGCGCTCCGACCACGTGTAACACATGTCATCAGTAG
- a CDS encoding DUF2961 domain-containing protein has product MLDTLQAQVVHFSSYDRGSGNNDQGNYYGTDSAGWQVLCDVTGPGVIAEVWSTMLPLAPDIRLRLYVDNLTTALIDTPLISFFGRAAPFVPPLADTSSGGFFSYVPIPFSSRARITYNGPPLYFHVTALTYPAGTTMTPLTMPPGSAYMARLDSLRSRFANPLQPAWPSRSTVRQSASAALAAGQSQELLHYTGRGGCRRLMVRIGTHTQPALENVWLRVYSDHNPLPDIEGPLSTVFGAALGWWPYRSVFTGFSGDSLYLNLPLVFRSEFRVELENRTGSSQTVNTYADLVTLSAQETPPFKVRGVYREENPTPAWAGHKIADVQGAGTYLGMLLDAQTTDGHILEGDETIALDGEATPSWRGTGTEDYFDGGYYWNDGAIYQALGFHGCIRFAGYIAAAYRWHVTDPVPFTNRFQMDIEVGGWNQLQGHYRTMAYFCMTPPRWTVVDADSQSFAGQNLRLVGTGLTPLAELTDVHLGTTSLSVRSGAGQVSVDSVLDVTVTMPSGLASGIYPLSAVLSTGTETVAAAWPYFAAPEFSFAPVRQDLDTCVFGGDTLAVDISGLPSGTTVSLFAESTPLSWMGATPTADGNENLHGLALIPGTLSYGDHALRATAPPMADVVCGQALKVRPFVRYELEALTLTSWRWSTQFIGYAPDWILPTSTEPWGRNLVRDISANGVGDYGQFAFTLPSGGVFQPVYFFGTTNSGVIVRTKIDDSVDVAGQDTYNGPIVWRWDRSDSVRGRVQPLAAGPHTVRFEVAGRNPSSIGWTMILDQIVLQAQVESSPAPPPQPVSHVVAFLDSINGVRLCWPPVTQDSSGEALTPSGYRIYRTAGLDTAFALFGQVGAMDTTFVDTTRANIPVFRLFYYVKAVANGGVGGTSALELPAQPREMKGRRPVR; this is encoded by the coding sequence TTGCTGGACACCCTGCAGGCACAGGTAGTGCATTTCTCCAGTTATGATCGCGGAAGCGGGAATAACGACCAAGGCAATTATTATGGAACCGATAGCGCGGGTTGGCAGGTTCTGTGCGATGTGACGGGACCGGGTGTGATTGCCGAAGTGTGGAGTACGATGCTGCCGCTGGCGCCGGACATCCGGCTGCGGTTGTATGTGGACAATCTTACGACCGCGCTGATCGATACTCCGCTGATCAGCTTCTTCGGCCGCGCCGCGCCTTTTGTTCCGCCGCTGGCTGATACATCGTCCGGCGGTTTTTTCAGTTATGTGCCCATCCCCTTTTCCTCGCGGGCACGGATCACCTACAACGGACCGCCGCTGTATTTTCATGTGACCGCGCTGACGTATCCCGCAGGGACCACGATGACACCGTTGACCATGCCGCCCGGTTCGGCGTACATGGCCCGGCTGGATTCTCTGCGCAGCCGGTTTGCCAATCCGTTGCAGCCGGCATGGCCCAGCCGCAGCACGGTGCGGCAGAGTGCCTCGGCCGCTCTCGCGGCGGGGCAATCTCAGGAGTTGCTGCACTATACGGGACGGGGTGGCTGCCGGCGACTGATGGTGCGGATTGGAACGCATACTCAGCCGGCACTGGAGAATGTGTGGCTGCGGGTGTACAGCGACCATAATCCGCTGCCGGATATCGAGGGACCGCTCTCGACGGTGTTCGGCGCGGCGCTGGGCTGGTGGCCGTACCGCTCGGTATTTACAGGCTTTTCCGGCGACAGCCTGTATTTGAATCTGCCGCTGGTGTTCCGCTCGGAATTTCGCGTCGAACTGGAGAACCGCACGGGGAGTTCGCAGACCGTGAATACCTATGCGGATCTCGTGACCTTATCGGCGCAGGAGACTCCACCCTTCAAGGTGCGGGGAGTTTATAGAGAAGAGAATCCGACTCCGGCGTGGGCCGGACACAAGATTGCGGATGTGCAGGGCGCGGGCACTTATCTGGGAATGCTGCTGGATGCGCAGACCACGGACGGGCATATCCTGGAGGGCGACGAGACGATTGCGCTGGACGGGGAGGCTACTCCCTCCTGGCGTGGAACGGGCACCGAAGACTATTTTGATGGCGGCTACTATTGGAATGATGGGGCGATCTATCAGGCTCTGGGATTTCACGGCTGCATCCGGTTTGCGGGCTACATTGCCGCGGCGTATCGCTGGCATGTGACCGATCCCGTGCCGTTTACGAACCGTTTCCAGATGGACATCGAGGTCGGCGGCTGGAACCAGTTGCAGGGCCATTACCGCACCATGGCCTACTTCTGCATGACGCCGCCGCGCTGGACGGTGGTGGATGCGGACAGCCAGAGCTTTGCGGGACAGAACCTGCGGCTGGTGGGCACTGGGCTCACGCCGTTGGCGGAACTCACGGACGTACACTTGGGAACAACCAGCCTTAGCGTGAGATCGGGAGCCGGGCAGGTGAGCGTGGACTCGGTGCTGGATGTCACGGTGACGATGCCATCGGGACTGGCCAGCGGCATCTATCCGCTCAGCGCTGTGCTCAGTACGGGAACGGAAACGGTGGCAGCGGCATGGCCGTACTTTGCGGCGCCGGAGTTCAGCTTTGCACCGGTCCGGCAGGATCTCGACACCTGTGTTTTTGGCGGGGACACGCTGGCGGTCGATATTTCGGGATTGCCGAGCGGAACCACGGTGAGCCTGTTTGCGGAAAGTACGCCATTGAGCTGGATGGGAGCGACGCCGACGGCAGACGGGAATGAGAATTTGCACGGATTGGCATTGATACCGGGAACTCTGTCCTACGGGGACCATGCGCTGAGGGCAACCGCGCCGCCGATGGCCGATGTGGTGTGCGGGCAGGCGCTCAAGGTGCGGCCCTTTGTGCGCTACGAACTGGAGGCGCTGACGTTGACAAGCTGGAGGTGGAGCACGCAGTTCATTGGGTACGCGCCGGATTGGATTCTGCCGACCTCCACGGAGCCTTGGGGACGAAACCTCGTGCGAGATATTTCGGCCAATGGTGTGGGGGATTACGGGCAGTTTGCGTTTACCTTGCCCAGCGGGGGGGTCTTCCAACCTGTGTATTTTTTCGGAACCACGAACAGTGGTGTGATAGTCCGCACGAAGATTGATGACAGTGTGGACGTGGCGGGGCAGGATACTTATAACGGCCCGATTGTCTGGAGGTGGGACCGGTCGGATTCGGTGCGGGGACGGGTGCAACCGCTGGCAGCGGGACCGCATACCGTTCGGTTCGAGGTGGCGGGGCGCAACCCATCCTCAATAGGATGGACCATGATCCTCGATCAGATAGTTTTGCAGGCGCAGGTTGAATCCTCTCCTGCCCCGCCGCCGCAGCCGGTGAGCCATGTGGTTGCATTCCTGGATAGTATTAACGGGGTCCGGCTGTGCTGGCCGCCGGTGACTCAGGATTCAAGCGGCGAGGCGCTGACTCCAAGCGGGTACCGGATCTACCGTACCGCAGGGCTGGATACGGCCTTTGCGCTGTTCGGGCAAGTTGGAGCGATGGATACGACGTTTGTGGACACGACACGGGCGAACATTCCCGTCTTCAGGTTATTCTACTATGTAAAGGCGGTAGCCAATGGCGGCGTTGGGGGGACGTCCGCGCTGGAATTGCCCGCCCAGCCGCGAGAGATGAAAGGCAGGAGACCTGTGCGATAA
- a CDS encoding thioredoxin family protein: protein MEIKILGHGSATCKRLYAEAERAIERTEVEANLCKIERIDDIVKYGVVMTPALIIDGEVKCMGQVPSSEEIVSWIQIAAAREQRWGPVNEHYGDPV, encoded by the coding sequence ATGGAAATCAAGATTCTGGGGCATGGGTCGGCGACGTGCAAGAGGTTGTATGCGGAGGCGGAGCGGGCGATTGAGCGGACGGAGGTGGAGGCGAACCTCTGCAAGATCGAACGGATCGACGACATCGTGAAGTACGGTGTGGTGATGACGCCGGCGCTGATCATTGACGGGGAGGTCAAGTGCATGGGACAGGTGCCGAGCAGCGAAGAGATCGTATCCTGGATACAGATTGCGGCGGCGCGTGAACAAAGATGGGGACCGGTCAACGAGCATTACGGCGACCCCGTGTAG
- a CDS encoding type II CAAX endopeptidase family protein encodes MDELRLNRKDGLFITVCLIILVAGLLVGLRYFKQAFPEAAVDFRYDRGQTREMAQAYLQSLDLAPPQGYHAASRFSYDDDAKTYLEKELGVDSARRYLGHPVRLWYWQHRWFRPSTKEEFRVYVTPEGEVVQLLHEVEEQAPGADLAEHDARVIAERFLFGPMKQDSTKLIFLEAQRTGRPHRSDWAFTYKAVGIEPVKGSDYRYTVGLIGDRIGSYSEFLHVPQAWEASFERLRSYNTMAGSLDGIGLLLTAVAMVVVVFQRLRRRDIHWRTAVTFGVICAVLVLLNHINEIPLTLYSYDTTTSWSGFWTSTILSGILSAIGMGLAIMLMTAAAETVYREQYPQKLALPRMFSAQGLRTKRAFKSILLGVTLTSFFFSYQIAFYLIAGHFGAWSPSDVPYDNLLNTAAPWLAVLFMGFFPAVSEEFMSRMFSIPFLQKLFRNRYTWLALVIPAVIWGFGHATYPNEPFYIRGLEVGLAGIVIGVIMLKYGILATLVWHYTVDALYTAMLLFRSHNPYFVMTAAVAVGLLVLPMLVALVAYLRKGHFAPEEGVRNGDMGTAAEEAPVAAPVEVIPVGPVHYQPLPSNRRALAILLLIVGIALSFLPVARVGDFLSYPVTKQTATRLIADTLRATGWANPDTLQMAAFSSLGQDENAGKSDPRSYILKHVGSVEEFNRIADQRLHEGRWRVLAWVPENRLQFIGAVNSRTAQVEGLIPLLP; translated from the coding sequence ATGGATGAGCTTCGCCTGAACCGCAAGGATGGACTCTTCATAACGGTTTGCCTGATCATTCTGGTAGCCGGTCTGCTTGTTGGCTTGCGATACTTCAAACAGGCGTTTCCCGAGGCGGCGGTGGATTTCCGGTACGACCGGGGTCAGACGCGGGAGATGGCTCAAGCTTATCTGCAATCGCTCGATCTTGCTCCACCGCAGGGGTATCATGCGGCCAGCCGGTTCAGTTATGATGATGACGCCAAGACGTATCTGGAGAAGGAACTGGGGGTCGACAGTGCGCGGCGGTATCTCGGGCATCCGGTCCGGCTCTGGTATTGGCAGCACCGGTGGTTCCGGCCCAGCACCAAAGAGGAGTTCCGGGTCTATGTGACGCCGGAAGGCGAGGTCGTGCAGTTGCTGCACGAGGTAGAGGAACAGGCTCCGGGGGCAGATCTTGCCGAGCATGACGCGCGCGTCATTGCCGAAAGGTTTCTGTTCGGCCCGATGAAGCAGGATAGTACGAAGTTGATTTTTCTGGAGGCCCAGCGCACCGGCAGACCCCACCGGAGCGACTGGGCTTTTACCTATAAGGCGGTGGGGATTGAGCCCGTGAAGGGCTCGGACTACCGCTATACGGTGGGACTTATCGGGGACCGGATTGGGAGCTACAGCGAGTTTCTGCATGTGCCGCAGGCCTGGGAAGCGTCTTTTGAGCGGTTGCGCAGCTACAACACTATGGCAGGATCCCTGGACGGGATCGGGTTGCTGCTGACGGCTGTGGCGATGGTGGTGGTGGTGTTCCAGAGGCTGCGGCGGCGGGACATACATTGGCGGACGGCGGTTACCTTCGGGGTGATCTGCGCGGTGCTGGTGCTCCTGAACCACATCAACGAGATTCCGCTGACGCTCTACAGCTATGACACGACGACGTCGTGGTCCGGGTTCTGGACGAGTACGATTTTGAGCGGAATCTTGAGCGCAATCGGGATGGGTCTGGCGATCATGCTGATGACGGCGGCGGCGGAGACGGTGTACCGCGAACAGTATCCGCAGAAGCTGGCCTTGCCACGGATGTTTTCGGCCCAGGGACTGCGGACCAAGCGGGCGTTCAAGAGCATCTTGCTGGGCGTGACGCTGACGTCTTTTTTCTTCTCCTACCAGATTGCCTTTTACCTGATTGCCGGGCATTTCGGCGCCTGGAGCCCGTCGGACGTGCCCTACGATAATTTGCTGAATACAGCGGCGCCGTGGCTGGCGGTGTTGTTTATGGGTTTCTTCCCGGCGGTGAGCGAAGAGTTCATGAGCCGCATGTTTTCGATTCCTTTCTTGCAGAAGCTGTTCCGCAACCGGTACACGTGGCTGGCCCTGGTGATTCCGGCAGTGATCTGGGGTTTCGGACATGCGACATATCCGAACGAGCCGTTTTACATTCGCGGGCTGGAAGTGGGATTGGCGGGGATTGTGATCGGCGTGATCATGCTGAAGTACGGCATTCTGGCGACACTGGTGTGGCACTACACGGTAGACGCGCTGTACACGGCGATGCTGCTGTTCCGGAGCCATAATCCGTATTTCGTAATGACGGCCGCGGTGGCGGTGGGATTATTGGTGCTGCCGATGCTGGTAGCTTTGGTGGCCTATCTGCGCAAGGGACACTTTGCGCCAGAGGAAGGTGTGCGCAACGGCGATATGGGAACGGCGGCGGAAGAGGCTCCGGTAGCGGCACCGGTGGAGGTGATTCCTGTGGGGCCGGTGCACTATCAGCCGTTGCCATCCAACAGGCGGGCGCTGGCTATACTTCTGCTGATTGTGGGGATTGCGCTGTCCTTTTTGCCGGTGGCGCGAGTGGGAGATTTCCTCTCTTATCCGGTGACAAAGCAGACGGCGACGCGGCTGATTGCGGATACTCTAAGGGCAACCGGATGGGCCAACCCGGACACGCTGCAAATGGCGGCCTTCAGCAGTCTGGGACAGGATGAAAATGCGGGGAAGTCCGATCCACGGTCATATATTCTCAAACACGTGGGGTCGGTCGAGGAGTTCAACCGGATAGCGGATCAGCGGCTGCATGAAGGACGGTGGCGGGTGCTGGCCTGGGTTCCGGAGAACCGGCTGCAGTTTATCGGGGCTGTGAATTCGCGAACAGCGCAGGTAGAAGGATTGATTCCGCTTTTGCCGTAG